In Thermodesulfobacteriota bacterium, the following proteins share a genomic window:
- a CDS encoding PilZ domain-containing protein, producing the protein METKDNQRVRLRVPFVTEVLLKFDQLDTIISAKMKNISIIGIFVETDQKVPEKTPCRVEIILKAEHSRLTMETEGFVSRQDPDGLGIQFSYNNEWFSLFAVFEPYGRTDK; encoded by the coding sequence ATGGAGACGAAAGACAATCAGCGGGTCCGGTTACGTGTACCTTTTGTGACGGAGGTGCTTCTCAAATTTGACCAACTTGATACCATTATCTCCGCTAAAATGAAAAACATCAGCATTATCGGCATTTTTGTGGAAACCGATCAAAAAGTGCCGGAGAAAACCCCGTGCCGGGTTGAGATCATCCTCAAAGCGGAGCACAGCCGGCTGACCATGGAAACCGAAGGGTTTGTTTCCCGGCAGGACCCTGATGGTCTCGGCATCCAGTTTTCATACAACAATGAATGGTTCTCACTGTTCGCGGTGTTTGAACCTTATGGTCGCACGGATAAGTAA
- a CDS encoding ATP-binding cassette domain-containing protein has product MICATNVTLAYGKRILFKDVNIKFTPGNCYGLIGANGSGKSTFLKILAGEIDPDRGSVSVGPRERIAVLRQDHFAFDEETVLHTVIMGHERLYRIMTERDALYAKPDFSEADGIRSSELEAEFEEMNGYEAESEAAVLLKNLMISEALHQKKMKHLEGGEKVRVLLAQALFGNPDVLLLDEPTNNLDIKSIAWLEEFLFRFPNTVIVVSHDRHFMNQVCTHIADIDYSKIAVYVGNYDFWYQASQLFLKQKQAENKKATDRADELKAFIQRFSSNASKAKQATSRKKLLEKLTIEDMPVSSRKYPFICFKPERPCGNVILEVKRLTKTIDGVKVLNNVSFIVNGGDKIAFVGANSLAKTTLFQILAGEMEPDSGTFSWGVTITHSYFPKEHSAYFNGDMTIIEWLLQFAPPTEGESFARAFLGRMLFSGDEALKKIHVLSGGETVRCMLSRMMLAESNVLMLDEPTNHLDLESITSLNDSLIKFREVILFTSHDHEFVNTLANRVIEITPGGVIDRLMTFDEYLESTEVADAREAMVRKAA; this is encoded by the coding sequence ATGATCTGCGCAACCAACGTCACCCTCGCCTACGGCAAGAGGATACTGTTCAAGGATGTCAATATCAAGTTCACACCGGGCAACTGTTACGGACTCATCGGCGCCAATGGCTCGGGAAAGTCCACGTTTCTGAAAATTCTGGCCGGAGAGATCGATCCGGACAGGGGAAGCGTCTCTGTGGGGCCCAGGGAACGGATCGCGGTGTTGCGTCAGGACCACTTTGCCTTTGACGAGGAAACGGTTTTACACACCGTGATCATGGGCCATGAACGGCTTTACCGCATCATGACGGAGCGGGACGCGCTTTATGCAAAGCCCGATTTCTCCGAGGCGGACGGAATCCGGTCCAGTGAGCTTGAGGCCGAATTCGAGGAGATGAACGGCTATGAAGCGGAATCCGAAGCGGCGGTCCTTTTAAAAAATCTGATGATTTCCGAAGCGCTGCATCAGAAAAAGATGAAACACCTCGAAGGCGGGGAAAAGGTGCGGGTGCTCCTGGCCCAGGCCCTGTTCGGAAACCCGGACGTCCTGCTCCTGGACGAACCCACCAACAACCTGGACATCAAATCCATTGCCTGGCTTGAGGAGTTTCTCTTCCGATTCCCGAACACGGTCATCGTGGTGTCGCACGACCGTCATTTCATGAACCAGGTATGCACCCACATTGCCGACATCGATTACAGTAAAATCGCGGTGTACGTGGGGAACTACGATTTCTGGTATCAGGCCAGCCAGCTCTTCCTGAAACAGAAACAGGCGGAAAACAAAAAGGCCACGGATCGGGCCGATGAACTCAAGGCGTTTATCCAGCGATTCAGTTCCAACGCCTCCAAGGCGAAACAGGCCACCTCCCGAAAAAAACTCCTGGAGAAACTCACCATCGAGGACATGCCCGTGTCGTCACGCAAATACCCGTTTATCTGCTTCAAGCCGGAACGCCCCTGCGGCAATGTAATTCTGGAAGTGAAGCGGCTCACGAAGACCATCGATGGCGTAAAGGTGCTGAACAACGTGAGTTTTATCGTGAACGGCGGCGATAAAATCGCCTTTGTGGGCGCCAACAGCCTGGCCAAGACCACTCTTTTTCAAATCCTGGCCGGGGAGATGGAACCGGACAGCGGCACGTTTTCCTGGGGGGTCACCATTACCCACTCCTATTTTCCCAAGGAACACAGCGCCTATTTCAACGGCGATATGACCATTATCGAGTGGCTCCTGCAGTTCGCGCCCCCCACGGAGGGTGAAAGCTTTGCCCGGGCCTTCCTGGGACGCATGCTTTTTTCCGGGGACGAGGCCCTAAAAAAGATCCATGTGCTCTCCGGCGGGGAAACCGTTCGCTGCATGCTCTCACGGATGATGCTGGCCGAATCCAATGTCCTGATGCTGGATGAACCCACCAACCACCTCGACCTGGAATCCATCACCTCGCTGAATGACAGCCTGATCAAATTCAGGGAAGTGATTCTGTTCACCTCCCATGACCACGAATTCGTGAATACCCTGGCAAACCGGGTGATCGAGATCACCCCGGGCGGCGTCATCGACCGGCTCATGACGTTTGACGAGTATCTTGAAAGCACGGAAGTCGCGGATGCGAGGGAAGCCATGGTCCGAAAGGCGGCTTGA
- a CDS encoding PIN domain-containing protein, which produces MKGVLVDSNVLLDIFLDDPDWADWSETVLAKFSDRTTLYINPIIYTEVSAGFEKIEELESALQQGGFQMLEIPREALFLAGKAYLRYRKAKGVKQSHLPDFYIGAQAAVLDLDLITRDKARYRTYFPTVRIICPD; this is translated from the coding sequence ATGAAGGGCGTTCTGGTCGATTCCAATGTTCTTCTGGATATTTTTCTTGATGATCCGGATTGGGCTGACTGGTCTGAAACGGTTCTGGCAAAATTTAGCGATCGGACGACACTTTACATTAACCCGATAATTTATACGGAAGTATCAGCGGGCTTTGAAAAAATTGAAGAACTGGAATCGGCGCTTCAGCAAGGCGGATTCCAGATGCTGGAAATTCCCAGAGAAGCCTTGTTCCTGGCCGGAAAAGCTTATCTCAGATACAGGAAGGCGAAGGGCGTCAAGCAATCGCATTTACCTGATTTCTATATCGGCGCCCAGGCCGCCGTACTTGACCTGGATTTGATCACTCGGGATAAGGCCAGATACAGGACGTATTTCCCGACGGTTAGAATCATTTGTCCGGATTGA
- a CDS encoding ATP-binding protein: MVNALVHRDYRSTANVQMYIFKDRVEIVSPGGLPAGMTEADLGVKSIPRNPLLFGMLYRMEAVEHIGSGIKRIRNLCREYGVDAPLIEVSEHWFTVIFPRPGVESEEAVAAGTPEATPEVAPEVTPEVQSMLFVFDGEMPRRDIMGALGLSDEKHFREHYQQTAIRLGLIEMTIPDKPRSSKQKYRLTDRGRRLLAGKKKE; the protein is encoded by the coding sequence GTGGTCAACGCGCTGGTGCATCGCGATTACCGGTCCACGGCCAATGTGCAGATGTATATTTTCAAAGACCGGGTGGAAATCGTCAGCCCCGGGGGATTGCCCGCCGGCATGACCGAGGCCGATCTGGGCGTTAAGAGCATTCCGCGCAACCCCCTGTTGTTCGGCATGCTTTACCGCATGGAGGCGGTGGAGCATATCGGTTCCGGCATCAAACGCATTCGCAATTTGTGCCGGGAGTACGGAGTGGATGCGCCGCTCATTGAGGTGTCCGAACACTGGTTTACGGTGATTTTCCCAAGGCCGGGCGTGGAGTCGGAAGAAGCGGTTGCTGCAGGCACCCCCGAAGCCACCCCCGAAGTGGCCCCCGAAGTCACCCCCGAAGTTCAAAGTATGCTTTTTGTTTTTGATGGGGAAATGCCTCGCCGCGATATCATGGGCGCCCTTGGCCTTTCAGATGAAAAGCATTTCCGGGAACATTACCAGCAGACCGCGATCCGGCTGGGTCTGATAGAGATGACCATTCCCGACAAACCGCGTAGCAGCAAACAGAAATATCGGCTGACCGACAGGGGGAGACGGTTGCTGGCAGGAAAGAAAAAGGAATAG
- a CDS encoding ORF6N domain-containing protein, translating to MNEKGIYLPLVLRTPATPLKRGRCHPTERITARIYEIRGRKVMLGRDLADLYEVETKYLKRAVKRNIERFPEDFMFELTRAEMDDWRCQFGTSNSEKMGLRHPSMAFTEQGVAMLSSVLKSKRAVQANIQIMRAFTLMRTMVSGYKELMAKIEAMEEKYDEQFQAVFTAIKHLIEIEEQPKRKIGF from the coding sequence TTGAATGAAAAGGGAATTTATTTGCCTCTTGTTCTTCGAACACCGGCAACCCCGCTAAAGCGGGGCCGGTGCCACCCAACGGAAAGGATAACCGCCAGGATTTATGAGATCCGTGGCAGAAAAGTGATGCTCGGCAGGGATCTGGCGGATCTTTACGAGGTTGAAACCAAATATTTAAAACGTGCGGTCAAGCGAAACATCGAACGGTTCCCTGAAGATTTCATGTTTGAGTTAACCAGAGCAGAAATGGATGATTGGAGGTGCCAATTTGGCACCTCCAATTCTGAGAAAATGGGGTTAAGGCATCCATCAATGGCTTTTACCGAACAAGGTGTGGCCATGTTATCCAGCGTTTTAAAGAGCAAACGGGCTGTTCAGGCCAATATTCAGATCATGAGAGCCTTTACCCTGATGCGGACTATGGTTAGCGGATATAAGGAGTTAATGGCTAAAATTGAGGCCATGGAAGAAAAATATGATGAGCAGTTCCAGGCGGTGTTTACGGCTATTAAACATTTGATCGAAATCGAGGAACAGCCAAAACGCAAAATAGGATTTTAA
- a CDS encoding GGDEF domain-containing protein, with amino-acid sequence MTTTENPDLSTTPPVGAPEHSWLSNPLDWPPIDRVIFLAWLVLLSPVGFGIGLLAFYVLLPDWFNGRIAVGLLSLYGAHAAALIYFILAAFRRRRRVLNWPLMENFVLGSFFALSFIESWLSGQIFTVGILLVVSGISIAFLLADIRKLQLAYLTICVAFIVFAFLELSGYSPYAPLFIRPPYHADGSPLPGWFALQVTLSVIMLGILYIALVAAKRWGSREDLYREMSNIDGLTRLTNRRSFIEISERELLRTQRNPVAMISCIMVDIDHFKSINDTYGHPAGDAMLVQVARTLRENAREYDEVGRYGGEEFAVLLPMTTLDKAVNIAERQRARIAETEIIIDGRTIRVTASFGVACLPAAGIGNINDLLKAADEALYHAKQSGRNQVVTADSSSSRPVTPSGT; translated from the coding sequence ATGACAACCACGGAAAATCCCGATCTTTCGACGACGCCGCCGGTCGGAGCCCCTGAACACAGCTGGTTGTCAAACCCGTTGGATTGGCCCCCCATTGATCGCGTCATTTTTCTCGCCTGGCTGGTCTTGCTCAGCCCGGTGGGGTTTGGCATCGGTCTTCTTGCCTTTTATGTCCTGTTGCCGGACTGGTTCAACGGGCGCATCGCCGTCGGGCTGCTGTCGCTTTACGGCGCCCATGCCGCGGCCCTGATCTATTTTATCCTGGCCGCCTTTCGTCGCCGCAGGCGCGTGCTGAACTGGCCGCTGATGGAAAACTTTGTCCTCGGTTCTTTCTTCGCCCTTTCATTTATTGAGTCCTGGCTCTCCGGCCAGATTTTTACCGTCGGCATACTGCTGGTGGTCAGCGGCATCAGCATCGCTTTCCTGCTGGCCGATATTCGCAAGCTGCAACTGGCCTACCTGACGATCTGCGTCGCCTTTATCGTCTTTGCCTTTCTGGAACTCAGCGGCTACTCCCCCTACGCGCCGCTTTTCATCCGCCCCCCTTACCACGCTGACGGCTCGCCGCTGCCCGGCTGGTTCGCGCTGCAAGTCACCCTTTCCGTCATCATGCTGGGCATTCTCTATATCGCCCTGGTCGCCGCCAAAAGATGGGGAAGCCGGGAGGACCTCTACCGGGAGATGTCGAATATTGACGGCCTGACGCGGCTGACCAACCGCCGTTCTTTTATTGAGATAAGCGAACGGGAGCTGCTCCGCACCCAGCGCAACCCCGTCGCCATGATATCCTGCATCATGGTCGACATCGACCACTTCAAGTCCATCAACGATACTTACGGCCACCCGGCCGGAGACGCCATGCTGGTGCAGGTCGCCAGGACCCTGCGGGAAAACGCCCGGGAATATGACGAGGTCGGCCGCTACGGCGGCGAAGAGTTCGCGGTGCTGCTGCCGATGACGACGCTTGACAAGGCGGTCAATATCGCCGAACGCCAGCGGGCCAGAATCGCCGAAACGGAAATCATCATAGACGGCAGAACAATCCGCGTCACCGCCAGCTTCGGGGTCGCCTGTTTACCGGCCGCCGGCATAGGGAACATCAATGATCTGCTCAAGGCGGCCGACGAGGCGCTTTATCATGCCAAGCAGTCCGGACGCAACCAGGTCGTGACCGCGGACTCGTCGTCATCCCGGCCGGTTACGCCAAGCGGAACGTAA
- the rsgA gene encoding ribosome small subunit-dependent GTPase A: protein MRYASLETLGFTPSFLDTIDPADLERFDVARVIAVHKDSYIITNGEHNVFAEPVGKMLFGATSPLDLPAVGDWVLATFYDQDTFSIIHKVLPRKSLLKRKTPGKRIDFQLIAANIDVAFIVQSLDVNFNLRRLERYLVMVTDSHIEPAVLLSKSDLLDAGQIEDRVAQIHEIMPALPVQPFCNRSEAGVQSVKALLAPRKTYCLLGSSGVGKTTLLNNLIGDDAFATKPVREKDSRGRHATTSRQLIRLEWGAMLIDTPGMRELGNVSLETGIDDTFTEISAFAEQCQFQDCTHTNEKGCAVLKAVADGQIPEERYQNYMKIKKESDYNQLSYFEKRQKDRAFGKFVKTVIKHKPKKR from the coding sequence ATGAGATACGCATCCCTGGAAACCCTTGGCTTCACACCATCCTTCCTGGACACTATCGACCCGGCCGACCTGGAGCGCTTTGACGTCGCCCGGGTGATCGCGGTTCATAAAGACAGCTACATCATCACCAATGGCGAGCATAATGTTTTTGCCGAACCCGTCGGGAAAATGCTGTTTGGCGCCACCTCACCCCTTGATCTGCCCGCTGTCGGGGACTGGGTTTTAGCCACCTTCTACGATCAGGACACCTTTTCCATCATTCATAAGGTCCTGCCCAGGAAATCGCTCCTTAAACGAAAAACGCCCGGCAAACGGATCGATTTCCAGTTGATTGCCGCCAATATCGATGTCGCCTTCATCGTTCAATCCTTGGACGTGAATTTTAACCTCAGGCGGCTGGAACGATACCTGGTCATGGTTACGGACAGCCATATCGAGCCGGCTGTTTTGCTCAGCAAAAGCGATCTGCTCGACGCCGGCCAGATCGAAGACCGGGTTGCCCAAATCCATGAGATCATGCCCGCTCTGCCGGTACAGCCGTTCTGCAACCGGAGCGAGGCCGGCGTGCAAAGCGTGAAAGCACTTCTGGCTCCCCGCAAAACCTATTGCCTGCTGGGCTCTTCCGGTGTCGGCAAAACGACCCTGTTAAACAACCTGATCGGAGACGATGCCTTTGCCACCAAACCTGTCCGGGAAAAGGACAGCAGAGGCAGACATGCCACCACCTCCCGGCAGCTGATCAGGCTGGAATGGGGCGCCATGCTGATCGACACGCCGGGCATGAGAGAGCTGGGCAATGTTTCCCTGGAAACCGGAATCGATGACACCTTTACGGAAATTTCAGCGTTCGCGGAGCAATGCCAATTCCAGGATTGTACCCACACCAATGAAAAGGGATGCGCGGTTTTAAAGGCCGTAGCGGATGGGCAAATCCCCGAAGAGAGATATCAGAATTACATGAAAATCAAAAAGGAATCCGATTACAACCAGCTGTCCTATTTTGAGAAACGGCAGAAAGACAGGGCCTTCGGGAAATTCGTTAAGACGGTCATAAAGCACAAACCCAAGAAACGATAA
- a CDS encoding ATP-binding protein, which yields MSPWFWKAEAFCCIASCSSNTGNELPVPPTVEHIGSGIKRIRNLCREYGVDEPLIEVSEHWFTVIFPRPKVESEEAVAADTPEVTPEVQSMLFVFDGEMPRRDIMGALGLSDEKHFREHYQQT from the coding sequence GTGTCCCCGTGGTTCTGGAAGGCTGAAGCCTTCTGCTGCATTGCCTCTTGTTCTTCGAACACCGGCAACGAGTTGCCGGTGCCACCCACGGTGGAGCATATCGGTTCCGGCATCAAACGCATTCGCAATTTGTGCCGGGAGTACGGAGTGGATGAGCCGCTCATTGAGGTGTCCGAACACTGGTTTACGGTGATTTTCCCAAGGCCGAAGGTGGAGTCGGAAGAAGCGGTTGCTGCAGACACCCCCGAAGTCACCCCCGAAGTTCAAAGTATGCTTTTTGTTTTTGATGGGGAAATGCCTCGCCGCGATATCATGGGCGCCCTTGGCCTTTCAGATGAAAAGCATTTCCGGGAACATTACCAGCAGAC
- a CDS encoding helix-turn-helix transcriptional regulator: MKLAHPDYAALVKEVRRQLAISQEDLARELGVSYATVNRWENGQARPSKLARAQLDAFCDRMTARGMLELPQSTK, encoded by the coding sequence ATGAAACTTGCTCATCCGGATTACGCGGCTTTGGTTAAAGAAGTGCGCCGTCAACTTGCCATCAGCCAGGAGGATCTGGCCCGCGAGCTTGGGGTGAGCTATGCCACGGTCAACCGCTGGGAGAACGGCCAGGCCAGGCCGTCCAAGCTGGCCCGGGCACAGCTGGATGCCTTCTGCGACAGAATGACGGCACGGGGGATGCTCGAACTGCCGCAAAGCACCAAATAA
- a CDS encoding AbrB/MazE/SpoVT family DNA-binding domain-containing protein, with translation MRVTTKGQVTIPQHIREKLGITPATEVDFVEQKGRVFLVKKKGVKASTRKFAKLRGAATVKMTTDEIMALTRTDR, from the coding sequence ATGAGAGTAACCACCAAAGGTCAGGTGACAATTCCCCAGCATATTCGCGAAAAACTGGGAATCACTCCGGCAACAGAGGTCGATTTTGTCGAGCAAAAAGGCCGTGTGTTTTTAGTGAAAAAAAAAGGGGTGAAAGCATCCACCCGGAAATTCGCGAAGCTGCGCGGCGCCGCCACTGTTAAAATGACGACCGATGAAATCATGGCCTTGACGAGGACGGACAGATGA
- a CDS encoding MltA domain-containing protein gives MNYDGLKEAIQESLTYLKKLPPDRKFRFDEDVYDTQHMIKTLALLGDFLGYAPSKETLNKFIRSCFQVYKARGRKETGDVLFTGYYEPALEASASPGPAFPYPVFARPEDHVVIDLSRFGLRFKGEEKIVGRVTDDRTIIPYYDRREINEGRLAGKVHPLAYVKDRVDLFFLQIQGSGKLYIDGGAPFYLHYHTTNGHPYKSIGALLIREGKIAREEMSMQKIRSYLREHPDEVDDVLNYNPSYVFFKLNKDGPCGCYGTKVTAGRSVALEKGIFPAAAVGFMTSQKPVVDAAGNISKWQDFSRFVLNQDTGGAIKGPGRADLFWGDGPYAEIAAGYSQHPGELYFFILRAPALPLP, from the coding sequence ATGAACTACGACGGATTAAAAGAGGCCATTCAGGAAAGTCTGACATATCTGAAAAAACTTCCGCCTGATCGCAAGTTCCGGTTTGACGAAGATGTGTATGATACACAGCATATGATTAAGACCCTGGCGCTTTTGGGGGACTTCCTGGGATATGCGCCATCAAAAGAAACGCTGAACAAATTTATCCGGTCCTGCTTTCAGGTGTATAAGGCCCGTGGCCGTAAAGAAACCGGGGATGTTCTTTTTACCGGATACTATGAACCCGCACTTGAGGCAAGCGCATCGCCAGGCCCGGCGTTTCCTTATCCTGTTTTTGCACGCCCGGAGGATCATGTTGTTATTGATCTCTCCCGGTTTGGTCTCCGTTTCAAGGGGGAGGAGAAAATCGTTGGGCGGGTTACGGATGACAGAACAATCATTCCTTACTATGACCGCAGGGAAATAAATGAGGGCCGGCTTGCCGGCAAAGTTCACCCCCTGGCTTATGTGAAGGATCGGGTGGATCTTTTTTTTCTCCAAATACAAGGGTCCGGGAAACTCTATATTGACGGCGGGGCCCCTTTTTACCTTCACTATCATACGACAAACGGTCATCCCTATAAAAGTATCGGCGCCTTGCTGATCCGTGAAGGCAAAATTGCCAGGGAAGAGATGTCCATGCAGAAGATCAGGTCCTATCTTCGTGAACATCCGGATGAGGTTGATGATGTGCTGAACTATAATCCGAGTTATGTGTTTTTTAAGCTGAACAAAGACGGGCCCTGCGGCTGTTACGGAACAAAAGTGACTGCCGGAAGATCGGTAGCGCTGGAAAAAGGGATATTCCCGGCCGCTGCCGTGGGATTTATGACCTCTCAAAAACCTGTTGTAGATGCCGCGGGTAATATCAGCAAATGGCAGGATTTCAGCCGCTTTGTGCTGAACCAGGATACGGGCGGCGCCATCAAGGGGCCGGGCCGGGCGGATCTGTTCTGGGGCGATGGCCCGTATGCTGAAATCGCAGCCGGATATTCGCAGCACCCGGGCGAGCTCTATTTTTTTATCTTAAGGGCGCCCGCCCTCCCCTTACCATAA
- a CDS encoding type II toxin-antitoxin system HipA family toxin: MIRLDAWLTLPSGKSVKAGSLVVADPDTAGGGRLQGQFRYMPGYLEQPGAFALDPLNLPLSAEIFNADRPRAGVHGVFEDSLPDDWGRRLMIRRYNLKRDEERVPNLLRLLGGKGLGALGYVEDGSPEPETASVSSRHLQELALLAEKFEQEPAAATDDEFSLLFQAGSSPGGARPKALVADESGSYLAKFASARDRLDVVSLEAAAMELGRRAGIETAETRLMPLGKAGKCLLVKRFDINATGGRNHLISMQTLLRADDYYNAGYRDLAEVIRHISSQPAQDLYRLYRQMVFNVLIGNTDDHLKNFLMLHDDDGWRLSPAFDLIPNIGLNREHVLRIGLDSRPPNFETLLTESKFFGIKRRQEALNTIMEINAAVLQWPDIFRECRVPAKDAENIGNDIRQRTRITVS, encoded by the coding sequence ATGATCCGACTTGATGCCTGGCTGACATTACCATCAGGGAAAAGTGTCAAGGCGGGCAGCCTGGTTGTCGCTGATCCGGACACTGCCGGGGGTGGACGGTTGCAGGGACAGTTCCGTTACATGCCCGGATACCTGGAACAGCCCGGGGCCTTTGCACTCGACCCCCTGAACCTGCCTTTGTCCGCGGAAATTTTTAATGCCGACCGCCCCCGTGCCGGCGTTCATGGCGTTTTTGAAGACAGCCTGCCGGATGACTGGGGTCGGCGGCTCATGATCCGCCGTTACAATCTGAAACGTGATGAAGAGCGTGTCCCCAACCTGTTACGGCTGCTGGGCGGCAAGGGGCTGGGCGCGTTGGGCTACGTGGAAGACGGCTCACCCGAACCGGAAACAGCAAGCGTCTCCAGCCGGCACTTGCAGGAACTGGCATTGCTCGCGGAAAAATTCGAGCAGGAACCCGCTGCCGCAACCGACGATGAATTTTCCCTCTTGTTTCAGGCCGGCAGTTCGCCCGGCGGGGCCAGGCCCAAGGCCCTTGTCGCGGATGAAAGCGGTTCCTATCTGGCAAAATTCGCCAGCGCCAGGGACCGACTGGATGTGGTAAGCCTGGAGGCTGCCGCCATGGAACTGGGCCGCCGGGCCGGAATAGAAACGGCCGAGACCAGGCTCATGCCCCTGGGTAAAGCCGGGAAATGCCTGCTGGTGAAGCGGTTCGATATCAATGCCACAGGCGGTCGTAACCACCTGATCAGCATGCAGACACTGCTCAGGGCCGATGACTATTACAATGCCGGCTACCGCGATCTGGCCGAAGTGATCCGGCACATTTCATCACAACCCGCCCAGGACCTTTACCGGCTATACCGGCAGATGGTCTTCAACGTGCTGATCGGCAACACCGATGATCACCTTAAAAACTTCCTCATGCTGCATGATGACGACGGCTGGCGCTTGAGCCCCGCCTTCGACCTGATACCGAATATCGGTTTAAACCGGGAACATGTGCTGCGAATCGGCCTGGATTCAAGACCGCCGAATTTTGAAACACTGCTGACCGAATCAAAGTTCTTTGGAATCAAAAGACGGCAGGAAGCACTAAATACAATTATGGAAATTAATGCGGCCGTCTTGCAATGGCCCGACATTTTCAGAGAATGCCGGGTACCGGCAAAGGATGCTGAAAATATCGGGAATGATATCAGACAGCGAACTCGGATAACGGTTTCATGA
- a CDS encoding helix-turn-helix transcriptional regulator: MFNKDIEIESLLKQLGQRLKEARLARNESQALFAQRIGLTRQSYSRMEKGSPQTLIGNWIAASSILGRLDDWKEILAEKEDLFAKYEKKSNQRQRAGTRRNQRK; the protein is encoded by the coding sequence ATGTTTAACAAAGATATAGAAATCGAGTCGCTTTTAAAACAGCTCGGACAACGCCTGAAAGAAGCACGTCTGGCCCGGAACGAAAGCCAGGCGTTGTTCGCCCAACGGATCGGCCTGACCCGTCAGTCGTACAGCCGGATGGAAAAGGGATCGCCACAGACGCTGATCGGCAACTGGATTGCTGCCAGCAGCATCCTTGGCCGGCTTGACGATTGGAAGGAAATTCTGGCCGAAAAGGAAGATCTGTTTGCAAAATATGAAAAAAAGAGCAACCAACGGCAACGGGCCGGCACCAGGAGAAATCAACGCAAATGA